The window GAAACTCCGGTACTCGCCTCCCCGGATAAGTGACCAGGCACATACTAGTCACATATCCGGGCAGTACGTCCGGAAATGCGACGCTGTTGTACCTTGTTCGCCTTGGAAGGTGATTTCGAAATTTCTACACCAGTCGCTCACAGAGAATCCTTTGGTGGTTTTCATAGACTTAAAAAGAGAAGAAACATAGTATAGATATCGAGATAGATCGTCGATCGAACTGGTCTGCTTTATTTTCTCGCGATTTACCGATTCCAACAGTTTGTCCCGCTGCACTTTCATCGAGAGCTTTTCGTGATAATGCTTCTGGTGATGCTTTCGCACCTCGTGATAAAAGAAATCCTGCTTATCTGCGAATGTTTCGCTTCCACCTATGTTTTTCAAAAGAAACAACGTGAATGTAGCGGCGATTATGTCTCGATAGAGGGAGATTAATTCGACGGGCGGCTGACATCCATCATCGATAGAAAAAGAGTCGTAACCGTTGTACTCGTTATTCGAACAATCGAAATGGAACTGAAATTACAGAATCGTTTCGAATTATTGCCTCGCAGTATTGCGCGAAGCTTGTTCGAACTTACTTTGGTCGAGGGGCAGAGCCTGAAAGTAACGAGTCTTTTCGGTATAATTCTGAGTAAATACTCTTTGATCGTGAGCTGCTTCGGCGAAATGAAGCAGACTacttttttcggtttcgagaaTTTCTCGCCCTGCATGCCCAACAATTTCGCCGCGTAACATATATCGGGGTCCTTCGTAGTGACGTTACTGTACACCATTCTCGCAACATCACCTGCGGTTAACAGTTTGCAATGATCGTAAAAACATCCCGTGAAAATAGCGTGATCGTTAGAGTAAacgcttaaggaggtattgctgtccaaACTGTCGATTTTACgggcctttttgtgattttttttttaacgataggtaggttgttttgtaatgACATTTTGCAGACATTTTGCACAAAGGtcaaagaaatgacagcctagacagcaatactcccttaagtagAACAAAAAAACATAAACTGAAACGTTTTTAGCTTTCACCGGGTGCGTTCTAATGCACCGTTTGATCAGACTAAAATCGTTTGAATTTACTCGAGACAAACATTAACAAGGGATTAGGTTCGTACTCTCGAGTACAATGATGTCGAAATCACCGTTGTGCAGCTGCAGCCCAGTCAAGCTAACTGTCGCGTGATAACAGCCACCTTTAGGAAAGCTGACTTTCAAACAAACCCTCTGATTAGGGTAATCGTAGTCTAGCTGTATGCTACAATTCGTGACAGCCGACACGTCCGACACGGTACCGATCTGCAATAATAAAACAGGGAGACGATCGGTGAAATCAGGGGTAACAAGGTCGGTCGTTCGTTCGAATTCCTTCGGCTTGCCTGAGTAATATTCACTTCGTAGCCTTCCGTGGGCTTATCCCCCGGCCAGAACACGCACAGATTGTCATACTCGTCTCGCGGCTCTATCGTCATGCTGTGCGGGATTCCGGCGGTGCACACCACCGTGGAACTCTGTCGTACGAAGACGGTCTTGTTTGGATCCGGAGGACCTGGTAAACCAAACAACGCTTGTAGGATGTTCGACGCGTCCAGGATCGCCGTTTACGATAGAGCTCTTATCGCGAACACGTACCGGGAAGGAAGTTCTTCAGAAACGGGCTGCCGTGAACATGACACGAACCGATAAGCACGGCTATCCGATATTGGCCAGCATGGCGGACAGTAAACTTTACCACGGCGGTGTTCGCAGCTAACGGATCGGTGCCACCCAACTCTATCAGGGTAGCTACCCTTCGCGAACCCTCCGTCACCTCGATTATCAAGTTGTCCTTGTCGCAGATCGGATACGGCTGGCCGTTGCGTTGGTAAAACTGTTGGTAAATCGTTTTATTCGTTACGCGACTTTCGCCCAACGTCTCCGCGACAATTCGAGATACAGTACTGTGCATCTAAAGCACCATTAACGGAAAGATCCTTTTTAGGATTTAGGAGTACTCGTAGCTTCGATAGAGTCGACGATACATTATCCCCATCCCCGATTGCAAGCAACAACTCGCGGATAAATTTTAGAATCGTTTAAAAGAGGGAAAGAAAGTGTACCTTTACGGTGAACGTCATCGTTTCTCCCACGAGCTGCGGCTCATCCCACTCAAAGTGAACGCGGCAGTTGCTCGGAAGCAAATACTTTCCAGTCACGTATTGCAGAAGGGAATGTTTTGCTTCTGGCGCTAGAGCTGGCTGTGTCATAGCAGCCAGGGTCACTAACCCCGCCACCGACACAGAAACAACCAACATTCCACCTGGCGGGGCATAGCATTAAACAGATATCACTTCTATAGTTCTACCGCGAAGGCTGTTTCATTAATATGTTTTCTTTTCCCAGTTCTAACGAACCGTTCAGGCGAACGGCATATGAATATTGGAAGGTGACGTTACCCCATGTCCAAGCGTCCTGGTGTTGACTATTCTTCACAACGGCGCTCCACAGATCGGCCTTGAGGGTCTCTAAATCCTCCTTCGAAGTGGGCAGCGTCTGTCTGGCCTGGATCCATCGCTGTAGATCCTTGCCAAGAGCCGCCCGTGCCGCATTATCCTCCACCCAGTACACGTCCTCCAGAGACATCACTTCCATCTGCATCAGTCTAACGAAACAAAAACAGATCCTCCGGTCTTTTCTCTGCCAGCGAGTTCGGTCAATAAACACAACGCTACGGACGTAACCGCGCTGTTTGCTCGTCCTATTGTTACCGAACTTAGGAAATTGATTCGTTCGAATTGATTTAACTTACTATCAGCGATTTGGTAGGTGGTGTTTTCATTATTTAGGAAACCGAGTAACGCGAACGAAACTTTTGGGCTAAACGGTTGCTCACTTTTGGTAGTAGCTGTGCAGGCCATGATCTATCAGCCACTGGCGCAAAACGAGTCTCTGTTGCAGCAAACGTGCGGCGCGTTGCAAACGTTCCTCGTCCTGCGGCGGCAGTTCCGGTAACGCCTCGACCTCGCCGCAGCTCGCGAGGGTTGAAATGCCTGCAAAATTCCAATGGTTTTTGATTCTCTGCCCTCGTTCCCGGCGCAATCGCCGAACGCAACAACGAATCAACGTGACCCCCAACGATGGGGTTGCGACTTGCAATTAACAGCTTTCGAACATCCTCAGAGAACAGAGCATTTTAAAACAtccgatttttaataaaatttcacaCAGAAGCGATTATCAGCGAAGTTCTGTCGCGCCACAGAGACGAACAATtatcgttttttctttttttttttttttaattaattggcTCATAGGAATCGAGCGATAGCGACGCGTATCTGCCACAGAAAACGGGAAGCGTATTGCAGATAAATCCTGGCTCTCCACGTCCGCTTTCGTTGCGTCGTCATTCGTGACGAACCGTCGAGAGCTGCACACACGCCACTCAGAATGCGCTGCACGTCGTTTTTTGGTCTGCTGTGCATTTCCAGGTGCATCGGTGTCGTGCTCGCGATATGCACCGTGAGCAAACACGAGAAAGGTGAGGTGACATTTATCGAATTCGTTCGTGCAACCGTGAGTCAACGAGGAAACGAAGCGTTCCTTTCGAAAATTAATACTGACTAATAATTTGACGTTAGAACTAGACGATCGTAGATTCCGTTTACTTCGATATCGAGACTGGTCCTAATCCAaacgtttcgtttaaaaaatgcgCAGATCCCAGCGATCGTATACAATGCTCGAACGTCACCATGAACGAGGTGTTGAATCAAACGTCGACGGACGTGTCGGCGATAATGATCTTCAACTCGAATCTGCGATACATCCCCAGAGGAGCGTTCACGAAGTACGCGAGAAGCTTGCAATCGTTGAACATTCACAAGTGTGAGATGCGGGACATAAATTCGGACGCGTTCGTCCAGTTGTCCAACTTGAGGAAGCTCAGCCTGCCCCTCGACAACATAACGCAACCGAAGGTGGAATGGTTCAAGGATATGGTGTATCTGGAGCAACTCGATCTGTCCTTCAATCGGATCACCGTGCTCCAGCCAGCGATTTTCGACAAACTGCCGCTTCTCAAGCGCCTGGACGTCAGAGAGAATCTTCTGACTTGCTTGAAACCGTCTGCGTTACCGGGAGGCATCGACAAGCTATACTTCTCTGGGAATCCCCTGACCTTCAGGTGTCGCGGAGAGGTAAGGATCAtcgaaacattcctcgacgaaGTTACTAAAAATTTATGCCGGAGtttaactgctttgaaaaacgatatctaATCTAACGGTTCAAGGGATGATAATTATACGTTGGATGCAACatcgtaattaacaaaaaccgcatttttagaaatcCAATAAAAaagaactgatcattcttggttaaccggaaaaatatgagcgttaaggggttaaatggAATAGTTACGATGCTCGTAGACTTTTCTCGTTAGTGGATAATGGCGGTCTGGAGGTGGTTGTCCATCGAGGAGGAACGTTTCGACGGATTTCGAAGTATCGCGATCGAGCTATTGATCTTAGCGGGAGCTTGTTTAACCCTATCGATTTGCCTACAGCTAACTCTGTGGATGTGGGATCACGGGGTGAGCTACAAGACCGAGCACAGCGAGAAGGAGATGTGGTTGGACAAGCTGCTTTGGCGCTGCGCCATGGGCGATCCGGTCGTTGCCGAATCGGAGGTCCTGATgaaagaatgcgttatcctgaatttATTCAGCCAGCTACGAACGGGCCTGAGCACTGCGGAATCCTATCCTCTGTCCGTGTCTGCGGACTGCGCGAACAAGAGGAATCTTTTAACGAGATGCATAGTCATCGAGGCTCAGAAATATGGGAGGAACAACAATGGAAACATGATCAAACAACTCCTGCTGCATTTGCACAGCGCCAAGTCTCAGTTGTCAGGATAAACCGAGTTcgtgaataatttttaatttaatttttaatttacgcGCCAGATCGCGTATGTTCCTACAAGACGTTGGAGTCtcgaaataaatatatctgaacGTTGAAGGTGTAGACGACGCGTCCTGATTGATCCCTGCGAAACAAACGGTGCAAAGAGCGTTCCAACTTAGCAGGTGCTAAGGTAAAAGCTTCTATTAAGCGGTATTTCGATCGACGTTTATTCGGAAATCGTATGAAAATACGTCGGTGGCTGTTGCTCACGGGTGAAAGCGATATACGGGGACCGTGATTCGTCGGGAGGATCGAAAAAGCACACGTTAAAAGCGGACACGTGGTATGTCCACATCGATCGAACGTAATTTCTTTAGTGGACGTGTTTCGACCCACTTCTACGAAGTCCCCTTTAAATGCACAATTAGTCGGAAACGGAGGATTATTTTAATTTGCAAACGAAAATTATTCTCTCTACGCTAATTTCAATTTGTCGTGCCGTTTTGAAACCAAAACGAAGTCCAAACCGCTGGGAAGGTCGAGCAAAGAGAGTGTAATTAATCCGGATATGCAGGAGAGTAATTAGCATAAATTACGAATTATACCGCAGAACTACGTAAAAGGGACCGTAGAAAAACATTGGAAAAGCAAGAAATTCAAAGTCCGACCGCAAAGTAAATGAGCTATTCCCCGGGTCTTTTATTTCCTCTCACATGTTTATTCTAATTATCTTCTCTTTGCAAGTGCATACTCGTCTAACGTGCAAATTGAATCGCAAACGCGTTCGCTGGTATCTTTGACGTTGGGGCTGCAAAACCAGAACTTCCGGTGGCTTTTCGATCCTGCCACGAATCACGGAAACGTCCAGCGCCAGCTCCTTCGTCCGTACGGAAGGGATGATTCTTCTAGCTACTCGCCGGAAGTATTTATTACTCGTTTACTCAGCCGAGCGTGCGCGAACATCGATCAGGCTAATTTCTCTGTCCACTATGGCGTTTACTTACCGGATGAGGCGCTGCCGCTGGGCCGCAGCGACATGCCGATGGACGATATCTCGTCGGCAAAGAAATCTTTGTCGCGTTGTCCATCCCGACAGCCTCGATTTTTGTCCGGCATAATTCCTCCACGATTAGTCCTGGCTCGTCAACTTTTACCCGATTAACATTCTCTGTTCACCGTCGCATCGCTCGTCACGAGGCCGTCTTTCGTCGAAACATCAACAGATTTAACCCTCGTCCACGGAAAAATGAGATTACACGGGGGCCTCGCCGAACAAATCCTACGCGAACCGCGGCGGGATGAACAATGAAGCCGGTCGCGCCTCGTTTTCGGCTCGACACGCGTACCGAACGGGGAACGAGCCATTGATATTCGCGTGCTACGTGCAGCTTTTGCCAAACGGCGAATTAACATTTCGCGAAACGACGGTGGGACCGAACGCGTCCGCGGGGGCGTGACAAAAATAAATGATCGAATACACCGTGTTAAGATAATCGAAGTGACCGTTCGAGACGTTTATCGTTTGTGCGCTTGTATATCGTTTTTGGTTACGTAATCGATAACGTTGTGGTTGCATCTTTTTCGTTCTGCgtcatatttattataaataaaccaGTGTATATTTAAAACACCGGGACACGTTGAAATTACATGTTGGATTAATACTGGAAAATATTTCGTGTTCGATTTAATACATTGACCGCCAGTCTAAGATCCTGAAATTGTTTACGGGACGAAAACTTTCATTTTAGGCAATTGCACACTGCACAACTTAAAAACTGTCGTAGTAATTACTTTTGTgacctcattaaaatttacgaagcctattgaaatttattttctttaacatttcaacttgataaTTCATCGTTATAGTTCTACTGTTAAAAGTTCAcccatacacagggtgttcggccacccctgggaaaaattttaatgggagattctagaggccaaaataagacgaaaatcaagaataccaatttgttgctggaggcttcgttaaaaagttatttacattTAACGTTTccacagtattgaatttttttctcgaaaatgcgtgagattttgggggtatgtctattcacaaaaaatgattgtaattgacccccacagctaacaatatttttttcagaacgatttgaaatattttaatttcgccgaaatatttcagcatctactcgaatttttttctcgaaagtgggtaggatttcgatggtatgactcatgacctaaaatgattgtaattgacccctgcgaccgaaaataatttttttagaacgatttgaaaaatttttttttcacctaaaaATCTCAGTACctccccgattttttttctcgaaaatggataggatttcggaggtaagtgtattcaccaaaaatgattgtaattgacccttgcaaccaaaaataatttttccagagcgatttgaaatttttgtatttaattgttaataactttttaacgaagcgtccatcaacaattggtattctttattttcgtcttattttggcctctagaatcccccattaaagtttttcccagggttggccgaacaccctgtatagtaaataATGATAAATTTAGTTTGAATCGcattttgttattattaatgtttGCGACGTGTTGGCGAGCGGTGTGttcgatatattcttaaattttcCTCCAATCCTTTACAAAAATCCTACATATCTATAATAAATACACGAGTATTGCGTACTATTGTGACGTAACTAAACCAATGACAAGCTATTAGCTCTGTTCTGCCTGAAAATAGAAACGAATCGTGGAAGAAAATATATTCTTGGACATTTGAAATAGCAGCCTCCTCGTTGGGGTAGTCGATAAAAAGACGAAATCGATCGCCACGAACGGAGTGACCTCAAAGTGACCTTCACCCTCGAAACATATAGTATTCCTTTCAACTTATGTGCTCGTGGAATGATTGCGATCTGGAGTACTAATATCGTAAGCCACTTGCGTTTATCGTCTGTCGTGATTTATTAAAGCCGCTTCAGGGTCACCTTCTTACAGGTTGTTAAATTCGTCTTTTTATCCGCATTACGAAAAGTAGGGGGGGTGCTACAGTATAAAAAATTCAAGATCACTTTGATATCTCCGAAAATAGAATAGCACGAGAGAAACGCTTCACGCTAGTGAAATGCCTCGTCGACCGAGTTGGGCGACATTTTATTCGAGCAACCGACGATCGGTGAAATATTTCATCCCTTGagattctaatttttatttaacaagtTCGAACAAGAGTTTTCCAGTGTACGACAGAGGtgggggaaaaatattaaattaaattccacGTAAAACGAACAGAAACTTATTATAAGAGTTTTATAAGAGTTTTCGAATAAAATTGCGTTCGTCTCCGGCACGCGGGACCTCGGCAAATAGAAATAAACGACGGCCATATTGCAAAAGGAACTCCGTCGCGACGCAAATCTGATCGACCAGGGTGATTCGTGGCCCACGTAAAACGGGTAGGTCTCCGGCTAACGACCAACCGATGGCAATAAAAGATAACACAGAAAGGAACTGTTCGTCGTTACGGAGAACGCGAACGAACAAGGTCATCGTTTCGGCCTCGCGGTTCCTCCGCGACCACTCCTCCGCCCCCGACCATTTTCCCTCCACTCTACGAccaataattgaaattaattacaTTTCGTTAGCAGACACAATCCCCCCATTGTTCGTCTCGGAAGTGTGATTAATGCTTCTCTCCGCGTTGCTGTAACCTGCCCTTTGTTTCCGTTCGTACGCGGCCGCGTCGACATTTCATAAAACAGCACCTGCACCTTTGTCCGATCGTCCCACAGCGAGACACGACGCGTTCCCAACGTGACAACAATAATTCATCGATATTGCCAAGCCCCAACCGTGGGTACACGTCCCCCATGAATAATTTCTTCGATATCAACGCGCGAAACGAaattgatttcatcgttggagcgCTCCGAATCCGTAAAATGGGCGGAAGAATCAAATTCTTTCAGAAGTGAGagtcttaacactttgactgtcacgtcacctatacagggtgttcggtcacacctgggaaaaattttaatgggagacgaaataagacgaaaatcaagaatatcaattttttgattgaggcttcgttaaaaagttattaacgaataaattcaaaaatttcaaatcgttctggaaaaattattttcggttgcgggggtcaattacaataatttttggtcattacacatactcccgaaatcctacgcattttcgagaaaaaaattcgagaaggtgtgaaacttttcgacggaaaaaaaaatttcaaatcgttttggaaaaattactttcggttgcgggggtcaattgcaatcatttttggtgaatagacatacacccgaaatcttgcgcattttcgagaaaaaaattcaaatagatggacaaattgccgttctacagccgcaactttaaacgttaataactttttaacgaagcctccatcaacaaattggtattcttcattttcgtcttattttggcctctagaatcctccattaaaatttctcccacgagtgaccgaacaccctataaCCAGATATTTGAGAATTCACAAAGTATTCGTGATCCAAAATGTCGTTGCACGGAAGTTACAATAGTAATCAACGTTTCAGAGCATACGTCGGTTGATCGACGTAtcgaaaacaagtatgcaagtccTTTACACGTATTCCAATCAGGAAAGTTGTTCGGAGtcatttctggaatgcattggGATAACGTTAACACAGAGGAAAGAATTCGTTTGGTTCCCCGTTTCGCGAGCAGCCTACAAAATGGCGAGGTATTTTATCCAACGAGTCTCCGTTAGTGCCGGTTTCCGGGTTCGCGGATCTTCAAAGCGCGAACAATAATTCGGTTTAGCGCATGTTGGCTGCAAAGTGGAAACTTTCCGAGGACTTTCGGTATCGCGAAGTTTAAGGGATTAAGCTCATCGAGGCGGGTAAAGTTACAGAGGACCGGGGGGAGGAAGTTACGATAGCGATATTCAGTCGGTGTATTACTTTTGCCCCCGTTGACCCAGATCCGACAGTTTCCACCGTGGAGATTGATAGCCGTTTTCGACGTTTCTACGTGTGTCGCCTGCTTTTAGGCCGCCGATTAACGACGCCAATTAAACGATCGCGGATCGATACGACGCGCGGCCGACAATCTAATCAACGACGACGATACGTTACTATGAATTAAACGTTACCCCCCGAAAGCGGGTCAAGAGTCCACTCGAGGTCAAACCGGGGTTATCGTACCCGTGTTCTCCACGCTCATCTCGTTTCCCGTGCGGAATTTATCGGCAGTCCGTGTACCACGGCAATTGcccgcgataaaaaaaaaaccgacGCGAAGGACGAAACCTATGCACGATCCAGGGTCCAAGGTATAATCGATACCGGTACACGGCGAGCTGAATCGTTACGCGGCCCGAGAATTTCACGAAAATCGCACCGACACCCTTAAAATCGAGCGAACCCTTGCGTCGATGACTGGAGAAACGGTTTTAAGAATTCGCGAGTATGAAATTCAAGGATCGCGATTCCGAAGGCGAGAGGAACAATGCGTCGAGAATGTGGCGTCGAATTCTACGTACGGCTGCAACGAAACGCGCGCGGAATGCAATCTGCGCGTATCAACTTCGACGATTTTGCGTACCATAAATCGTTCTCCTAACAATGTGTGGCCAAAACCGATAACAGTGCTCGGAGCCTCGATACAGATACCGTGGGACGCGATACGCGAGGTGAAGTATAATACAAACCGCGTATGGaatgttttcaatttttctCATTCGATTTCGCTGCGTGGGAAAGTTTAATCATTGCGATCACGAGGGCCTACATTGGAAACTGCAAAGAATGGGTCAACTACTGCGAGGACACGAGTATttcgttaatcgaaaccagcgtttCGCGGATGATTCTTGCGACATCAGCAACATCCGCCCCCGCGTTGTCCCTGATTTTCCTTGTGTAATCGGCTCTCAGTCGAGTCGAATATCTCCGGGTATCCCGAATACGTCAACCAGAACGACAAGAGAACGATGGAAGAGCCGATAACACGAAGGCCCCGAGATTACATCGGTTATCGAGAAGCGAGCAACAAAGGCGCTAACGTGTTCGGTTCGATCGAATCTCCGACAGTCAGCAAGATCCCGAACACGATATCTGCCCATTACTCCCGATATTTGATTCGTTCTCCGGGCACCGGATACTCC of the Colletes latitarsis isolate SP2378_abdomen chromosome 9, iyColLati1, whole genome shotgun sequence genome contains:
- the LOC143345590 gene encoding apoptosis-resistant E3 ubiquitin protein ligase 1 isoform X1, with the translated sequence MARWSTVLSGVFLALSMVLSLGKLLMLATGNGNNGDLTEADQWLAEIGLKQYRHRFREEGISTLASCGEVEALPELPPQDEERLQRAARLLQQRLVLRQWLIDHGLHSYYQKLMQMEVMSLEDVYWVEDNAARAALGKDLQRWIQARQTLPTSKEDLETLKADLWSAVVKNSQHQDAWTWGGMLVVSVSVAGLVTLAAMTQPALAPEAKHSLLQYVTGKYLLPSNCRVHFEWDEPQLVGETMTFTVKFYQRNGQPYPICDKDNLIIEVTEGSRRVATLIELGGTDPLAANTAVVKFTVRHAGQYRIAVLIGSCHVHGSPFLKNFLPGPPDPNKTVFVRQSSTVVCTAGIPHSMTIEPRDEYDNLCVFWPGDKPTEGYEVNITQIGTVSDVSAVTNCSIQLDYDYPNQRVCLKVSFPKGGCYHATVSLTGLQLHNGDFDIIVLESDVARMVYSNVTTKDPDICYAAKLLGMQGEKFSKPKKVVCFISPKQLTIKEYLLRIIPKRLVTFRLCPSTKFHFDCSNNEYNGYDSFSIDDGCQPPVELISLYRDIIAATFTLFLLKNIGGSETFADKQDFFYHEVRKHHQKHYHEKLSMKVQRDKLLESSMKTTKGFSVSDWCRNFEITFQGEQGLDWGGVRREWFELICASLFDPGNGLFACFGESPQALVHPNNRRPTHLKLKHYEFAGRIVGKCLYESALGGSYRQLVRARFTRSFLAQIIGLRVHYKQYFEQDDPDLYLSKIKYILENDVEEMELYFVEEEYDKDGQLLKVAELIPGGSKVRVTNDTKLRYLDALAQHRLASSIRNEVEHFLRGLNELIPDNLLGIFDENELELLLCGTGEYSVADLRSHHIANGSSPEFLRVLDWFWTAVSNFTQEEMARLLQFTTGCSQLPPGGFQQLSPKFQITAAPTFANLPTAHTCFNQLCLPDYECYDHFERALLLAISEGTEGFGMI
- the LOC143345590 gene encoding apoptosis-resistant E3 ubiquitin protein ligase 1 isoform X2; translation: MARWSTVLSGVFLALSMVLSLGKLLMLATGNGNNGDLTEADQWLAEIGLKQYRHRFREEGISTLASCGEVEALPELPPQDEERLQRAARLLQQRLVLRQWLIDHGLHSYYQKLMQMEVMSLEDVYWVEDNAARAALGKDLQRWIQARQTLPTSKEDLETLKADLWSAVVKNSQHQDAWTWGGMLVVSVSVAGLVTLAAMTQPALAPEAKHSLLQYVTGKYLLPSNCRVHFEWDEPQLVGETMTFTVKFYQRNGQPYPICDKDNLIIEVTEGSRRVATLIELGGTDPLAANTAVVKFTVRHAGQYRIAVLIGSCHVHGSPFLKNFLPGPPDPNKTVFVRQSSTVVCTAGIPHSMTIEPRDEYDNLCVFWPGDKPTEGYEVNITQIGTVSDVSAVTNCSIQLDYDYPNQRVCLKVSFPKGGCYHATVSLTGLQLHNGDFDIIVLESDVARMVYSNVTTKDPDICYAAKLLGMQGEKFSKPKKVVCFISPKQLTIKEYLLRIIPKRLVTFRLCPSTKFHFDCSNNEYNGYDSFSIDDGCQPPVELISLYRDIIAATFTLFLLKNIGGSETFADKQDFFYHEVRKHHQKHYHEKLSMKVQRDKLLESSMKTTKGFSVSDWCRNFEITFQGEQGLDWGGVRREWFELICASLFDPGNGLFACFGESPQALVHPNNRRPTHLKLKHYEFAGRIVGKCLYESALGGSYRQLVRARFTRSFLAQIIGLRVHYKYFEQDDPDLYLSKIKYILENDVEEMELYFVEEEYDKDGQLLKVAELIPGGSKVRVTNDTKLRYLDALAQHRLASSIRNEVEHFLRGLNELIPDNLLGIFDENELELLLCGTGEYSVADLRSHHIANGSSPEFLRVLDWFWTAVSNFTQEEMARLLQFTTGCSQLPPGGFQQLSPKFQITAAPTFANLPTAHTCFNQLCLPDYECYDHFERALLLAISEGTEGFGMI
- the LOC143345590 gene encoding apoptosis-resistant E3 ubiquitin protein ligase 1 isoform X4; protein product: MPDKNRGCRDGQRDKDFFADEISSIGMSLRPSGSASSGISTLASCGEVEALPELPPQDEERLQRAARLLQQRLVLRQWLIDHGLHSYYQKLMQMEVMSLEDVYWVEDNAARAALGKDLQRWIQARQTLPTSKEDLETLKADLWSAVVKNSQHQDAWTWGGMLVVSVSVAGLVTLAAMTQPALAPEAKHSLLQYVTGKYLLPSNCRVHFEWDEPQLVGETMTFTVKFYQRNGQPYPICDKDNLIIEVTEGSRRVATLIELGGTDPLAANTAVVKFTVRHAGQYRIAVLIGSCHVHGSPFLKNFLPGPPDPNKTVFVRQSSTVVCTAGIPHSMTIEPRDEYDNLCVFWPGDKPTEGYEVNITQIGTVSDVSAVTNCSIQLDYDYPNQRVCLKVSFPKGGCYHATVSLTGLQLHNGDFDIIVLESDVARMVYSNVTTKDPDICYAAKLLGMQGEKFSKPKKVVCFISPKQLTIKEYLLRIIPKRLVTFRLCPSTKFHFDCSNNEYNGYDSFSIDDGCQPPVELISLYRDIIAATFTLFLLKNIGGSETFADKQDFFYHEVRKHHQKHYHEKLSMKVQRDKLLESSMKTTKGFSVSDWCRNFEITFQGEQGLDWGGVRREWFELICASLFDPGNGLFACFGESPQALVHPNNRRPTHLKLKHYEFAGRIVGKCLYESALGGSYRQLVRARFTRSFLAQIIGLRVHYKYFEQDDPDLYLSKIKYILENDVEEMELYFVEEEYDKDGQLLKVAELIPGGSKVRVTNDTKLRYLDALAQHRLASSIRNEVEHFLRGLNELIPDNLLGIFDENELELLLCGTGEYSVADLRSHHIANGSSPEFLRVLDWFWTAVSNFTQEEMARLLQFTTGCSQLPPGGFQQLSPKFQITAAPTFANLPTAHTCFNQLCLPDYECYDHFERALLLAISEGTEGFGMI
- the LOC143345590 gene encoding apoptosis-resistant E3 ubiquitin protein ligase 1 isoform X3, which gives rise to MPDKNRGCRDGQRDKDFFADEISSIGMSLRPSGSASSGISTLASCGEVEALPELPPQDEERLQRAARLLQQRLVLRQWLIDHGLHSYYQKLMQMEVMSLEDVYWVEDNAARAALGKDLQRWIQARQTLPTSKEDLETLKADLWSAVVKNSQHQDAWTWGGMLVVSVSVAGLVTLAAMTQPALAPEAKHSLLQYVTGKYLLPSNCRVHFEWDEPQLVGETMTFTVKFYQRNGQPYPICDKDNLIIEVTEGSRRVATLIELGGTDPLAANTAVVKFTVRHAGQYRIAVLIGSCHVHGSPFLKNFLPGPPDPNKTVFVRQSSTVVCTAGIPHSMTIEPRDEYDNLCVFWPGDKPTEGYEVNITQIGTVSDVSAVTNCSIQLDYDYPNQRVCLKVSFPKGGCYHATVSLTGLQLHNGDFDIIVLESDVARMVYSNVTTKDPDICYAAKLLGMQGEKFSKPKKVVCFISPKQLTIKEYLLRIIPKRLVTFRLCPSTKFHFDCSNNEYNGYDSFSIDDGCQPPVELISLYRDIIAATFTLFLLKNIGGSETFADKQDFFYHEVRKHHQKHYHEKLSMKVQRDKLLESSMKTTKGFSVSDWCRNFEITFQGEQGLDWGGVRREWFELICASLFDPGNGLFACFGESPQALVHPNNRRPTHLKLKHYEFAGRIVGKCLYESALGGSYRQLVRARFTRSFLAQIIGLRVHYKQYFEQDDPDLYLSKIKYILENDVEEMELYFVEEEYDKDGQLLKVAELIPGGSKVRVTNDTKLRYLDALAQHRLASSIRNEVEHFLRGLNELIPDNLLGIFDENELELLLCGTGEYSVADLRSHHIANGSSPEFLRVLDWFWTAVSNFTQEEMARLLQFTTGCSQLPPGGFQQLSPKFQITAAPTFANLPTAHTCFNQLCLPDYECYDHFERALLLAISEGTEGFGMI